One Kribbella sp. NBC_00662 genomic region harbors:
- a CDS encoding PGPGW domain-containing protein, translating into MAEHESPDRTDHNITLDAADDRWEWRRRIRENPRKLLFYRIGVGVLGGLLIIAAPLTGWLPGPGGIPLFIAGLAVLASEFEWAQRLLYRVKDWVKALTAWTGKQPAWLKALGTVALFLCVLVAIWLYLAVLGVPGWFPDSWESFLHQLPLL; encoded by the coding sequence GTGGCCGAGCACGAGAGTCCCGACCGCACCGATCACAACATCACGTTGGATGCTGCGGATGACCGGTGGGAGTGGCGGCGGAGGATTCGTGAGAATCCGCGCAAGCTGCTGTTCTACCGGATCGGCGTGGGCGTCCTCGGCGGCCTGCTGATCATCGCCGCCCCGCTGACCGGCTGGCTGCCGGGACCGGGCGGGATCCCGCTGTTCATCGCCGGTCTGGCTGTGCTGGCCAGCGAGTTCGAGTGGGCCCAGCGGCTGCTGTACCGGGTCAAGGACTGGGTGAAGGCACTCACCGCCTGGACCGGCAAGCAGCCCGCCTGGCTGAAGGCGCTCGGGACAGTCGCGCTGTTCCTCTGCGTGCTGGTCGCGATCTGGCTCTACCTGGCCGTGCTGGGAGTTCCGGGCTGGTTCCCTGACTCCTGGGAGTCATTCCTGCACCAACTTCCCCTCCTGTAG
- a CDS encoding helix-turn-helix domain-containing protein produces the protein MTDEPVRTRGTVLHFVEGTVVHAGPHLHEKSHPLHTHSFFELLLVTGGEGIHHSLAGRQKLRAGDAILLRPGVWHEYVDCTALEVYNCCFSADLVRRELAWAREDPLLGYLLWTGPFSGQRRGMLATHLDPDTMTEAVGHLDGLRQLRNQPLSRNRAEIIGWLSLYLSCVARTVADRDERSEHAHPAVLDAMRLMEADPARHWTLTDLAGELHLAPGYLVRLFKSVTGLPPMAYLSRHRVELAADQLLHTDLPISRIGESVGWPDQNYFARRFKSHYGLSASAYRQRFNAVKSTLSYR, from the coding sequence ATGACCGACGAGCCCGTGAGGACCCGTGGAACGGTGCTGCACTTCGTCGAAGGGACGGTCGTGCACGCCGGTCCACACCTGCACGAAAAGTCCCATCCGCTGCACACGCACAGCTTCTTCGAACTGCTGCTCGTCACCGGCGGTGAAGGCATCCACCACAGCCTCGCCGGACGGCAGAAACTCCGGGCCGGCGACGCGATCCTGCTGCGTCCCGGCGTCTGGCACGAGTACGTCGACTGCACTGCGCTCGAGGTCTACAACTGCTGCTTCTCGGCCGATCTGGTCCGCCGCGAACTGGCCTGGGCGCGCGAGGATCCCTTGCTGGGTTACCTGTTGTGGACCGGGCCGTTCTCCGGCCAGCGGCGGGGAATGCTCGCCACGCACCTGGACCCGGACACAATGACGGAGGCCGTCGGACACCTCGACGGACTTCGCCAGCTTCGCAACCAGCCACTCAGTCGCAACCGCGCCGAGATCATCGGCTGGCTGTCGCTGTACCTGAGTTGCGTCGCGCGGACCGTGGCCGACCGCGACGAGCGAAGCGAGCACGCGCATCCCGCCGTACTCGACGCGATGCGGTTGATGGAGGCCGACCCGGCGCGGCACTGGACGCTGACCGATCTGGCCGGCGAACTGCATCTCGCGCCCGGGTATCTGGTCCGATTGTTCAAGTCGGTGACCGGGCTGCCGCCGATGGCGTACCTGTCGCGTCATCGCGTCGAGCTCGCGGCCGACCAGTTGCTGCACACGGACCTGCCGATCAGCCGGATCGGGGAGTCCGTCGGCTGGCCGGACCAGAACTACTTCGCCCGCCGGTTCAAGTCGCACTACGGGCTGTCCGCGTCGGCCTATCGGCAACGTTTCAATGCCGTGAAGTCGACACTTTCCTACCGCTGA
- a CDS encoding TetR/AcrR family transcriptional regulator, with amino-acid sequence MSELLWSKPSPPSRGPKPAVTLTGIAEVGIRIADAEGLDAVSMQRIAGELPVTKMALYRYVPGKTELVAVMSDLAMGAPPDRPELPWREALHTWTMDLYDGFLRHPWLLLSTVGRRLLGPNELTWIERGIAALSGTGLTGGEQLDSILVITSHVRNIAQQSTTFPGHTIGLTEEDMQQSLAEILRTEADRFPYLTAAMRTAAGSENQGLEFGLQRILDGLELLISGRKVSTSRH; translated from the coding sequence ATGTCTGAGCTGCTCTGGAGCAAGCCCTCGCCGCCGAGCCGCGGCCCGAAGCCGGCGGTGACGCTGACCGGGATCGCCGAGGTCGGCATCCGGATCGCCGACGCGGAGGGCCTGGACGCGGTCTCGATGCAGCGGATCGCCGGCGAGCTGCCGGTGACGAAGATGGCGCTCTACCGGTACGTCCCTGGCAAGACCGAACTGGTCGCGGTGATGAGCGACCTGGCCATGGGCGCCCCGCCGGACCGCCCCGAACTACCGTGGCGCGAGGCGCTCCACACCTGGACCATGGACCTGTACGACGGTTTCCTGCGCCACCCGTGGCTGCTGCTGTCGACCGTCGGCCGCCGCCTGCTCGGACCGAACGAGCTCACCTGGATCGAGCGCGGTATCGCGGCGCTGAGCGGCACCGGCCTGACCGGCGGCGAGCAGCTGGACTCGATCCTGGTCATCACCAGCCACGTCCGCAACATCGCCCAGCAGTCGACGACGTTCCCCGGGCACACCATCGGTCTCACCGAGGAGGACATGCAGCAGTCGCTGGCCGAGATCCTCCGCACCGAGGCTGACCGCTTCCCCTACCTGACGGCGGCCATGCGGACGGCGGCCGGCAGCGAGAACCAGGGGCTGGAGTTCGGTCTGCAGCGGATCCTGGACGGTCTCGAGCTGCTGATCAGCGGTAGGAAAGTGTCGACTTCACGGCATTGA
- a CDS encoding cupin domain-containing protein has product MSGEEVAPASNGVTVVDLATVDLGAELPGMDGRRLRMRMVTIAPGGVFGPVHDHVGRPGTVYVLEGTITDHRDGITTDYGPGPGWPEDRNTLHWLENRGTVPAVEISVDIVSE; this is encoded by the coding sequence ATGAGTGGTGAAGAGGTTGCGCCGGCCAGCAACGGGGTCACGGTGGTGGACCTGGCCACCGTCGATCTGGGAGCTGAGCTTCCCGGGATGGACGGCCGGCGGCTGCGGATGCGGATGGTGACGATCGCGCCGGGAGGGGTGTTCGGGCCGGTTCACGATCATGTCGGGCGGCCGGGGACCGTCTACGTGCTCGAGGGGACGATCACCGACCATCGCGACGGGATCACGACGGACTACGGGCCCGGGCCGGGCTGGCCCGAGGACCGGAACACACTCCACTGGCTCGAGAACCGAGGCACCGTGCCGGCGGTCGAGATCTCCGTCGACATCGTCAGCGAATAG
- the lpdA gene encoding dihydrolipoyl dehydrogenase translates to MASHFDVVVLGAGPGGYVAAIRAAQLGLKTAIIEKKYWGGVCLNVGCIPSKALLRNAELSHIFRTEAKTFGISGEVTFDFPTAVQRSRKVADGRVKGVHFLMKKNNITEFDGWGSFTDANTLDVTLNDGSSETVTFDNCILATGATTKLLPGTQLSERVVTYEEQILTEELPGSIVIAGAGAIGVEFAYVLANYGVKVTIVEFLDRVVPLEDIEVSKELAKAYKKLGVDVLTGTRVDSIDDSGDKVKVTVTGKDGAQKTLEADKVLQAIGFQPRVDGYGLDKIGVQLTERGAIGIDGFCRTNVPNIFAIGDVTAKLMLAHAAEAMGVIAAETIAGHETMELDYKMIPRATFCQPQIASFGWTEEEARLEGFDVKVAKFPFTANGKAHGLGDPTGFVKVISDAKYGELLGAHLIGPEVTELLPELTLAQKWDLTTKELARNVHAHPTLSEALQEAFHGLEGHMINF, encoded by the coding sequence ATGGCCTCGCACTTTGACGTTGTTGTCCTCGGCGCGGGTCCGGGTGGGTACGTCGCGGCGATCCGCGCAGCCCAGCTCGGCCTCAAGACCGCCATCATCGAGAAGAAATACTGGGGCGGTGTCTGCCTGAACGTGGGCTGTATCCCGTCCAAGGCGCTGCTGCGGAACGCCGAGCTGTCGCACATCTTCCGGACGGAGGCGAAGACCTTCGGCATCAGCGGCGAGGTGACCTTCGACTTCCCGACCGCGGTCCAGCGCAGCCGCAAGGTCGCGGACGGCCGGGTCAAGGGCGTCCACTTCCTGATGAAGAAGAACAACATCACCGAGTTCGACGGCTGGGGTTCGTTCACCGACGCCAACACCCTCGACGTGACGCTGAACGACGGCTCGTCGGAGACCGTCACGTTCGACAACTGCATCCTGGCCACCGGCGCGACCACCAAGCTGCTGCCGGGCACCCAGCTGAGCGAGCGCGTGGTGACGTACGAGGAGCAGATCCTCACCGAGGAGCTGCCGGGCTCGATCGTGATCGCCGGCGCCGGCGCGATCGGTGTCGAGTTCGCGTACGTGCTGGCGAACTACGGCGTGAAGGTGACGATCGTCGAGTTCCTCGACCGGGTCGTCCCGCTGGAGGACATCGAGGTCTCCAAGGAGCTCGCCAAGGCGTACAAGAAGCTCGGCGTCGACGTGCTGACCGGCACCCGGGTCGACTCGATCGACGACTCCGGCGACAAGGTCAAGGTCACCGTCACGGGCAAGGACGGCGCCCAGAAGACCCTGGAGGCCGACAAGGTCCTGCAGGCGATCGGCTTCCAGCCGCGGGTCGACGGCTACGGCCTGGACAAGATCGGCGTCCAGCTGACCGAGCGCGGCGCGATCGGCATCGACGGCTTCTGCCGGACCAACGTGCCGAACATCTTCGCGATCGGCGACGTGACCGCGAAGCTGATGCTCGCGCACGCCGCCGAGGCGATGGGTGTGATCGCGGCCGAGACCATCGCCGGGCACGAGACGATGGAGCTCGACTACAAGATGATCCCGCGGGCGACCTTCTGCCAGCCGCAGATCGCCAGCTTCGGGTGGACCGAGGAAGAGGCCCGGCTGGAGGGCTTCGACGTCAAGGTCGCCAAGTTCCCGTTCACCGCGAACGGCAAGGCCCACGGCCTCGGCGACCCGACCGGTTTCGTCAAGGTGATCAGCGACGCCAAGTATGGCGAGCTGCTCGGCGCGCACCTGATCGGCCCCGAGGTGACCGAGCTCCTCCCGGAGCTCACCCTGGCCCAGAAGTGGGACCTCACCACCAAGGAACTGGCCCGCAACGTCCACGCCCACCCGACCCTGAGCGAGGCCCTCCAGGAGGCCTTCCACGGCCTCGAAGGACACATGATCAACTTCTGA
- a CDS encoding peptidoglycan DD-metalloendopeptidase family protein, whose translation MDLGRRRGLRLAAFGTLLAVVALPAYADDPTPPPPASVTDVNRSLEQLQAEAAAVQADFAKATIAYTKALKDAQAAEAAAKKAEATATVSKGKADEERRQLGLLTAQAYQLGIPTVMGTESMLWSLAPVAENLQEIADRQTAITQLGSTQVSQYRMAMEAESESIRLKAEATAKRQAANDAAAKAQDLSKQVQQKAADASAAMADQTADLDVASALSKQLQQVRNQQALARWQTYLTELTSAKITPPAAALLKNPAKLPAGLAPLTRRGTPVPGVASAAVAGRTVRVMSAETIRAVNQAFSLVGKPYGVAATGPDKYGCLGAARVAWQPYTTLPNLVSKVYPDYQAVPNAQIQPGDLLVMGSKSLGLVHIGVALDNGEMIAADEAKGSVVVTTIPDNLYAALRPTLGAPAKPQVAPVGTSDAYAFRCGNTATSYNVGSGAWTWPLPDGTYEIGTPFGQSGSMWSTGLHTGQDFPAPVGTTVRAVTSGVVRVEHPAWAGNLVRIDHGNGLETLYAHLSRIDVTDGQQVTAGQQIGAVGTEGNSTGPHLHFEVRLGGDPVNPMPFLATGSASTGWGGYSNGMIPASKLCGIGGGHMLRCDASAAYLQLSSAYRARFGKSLCITDSYRSYASQVDLYARKPSLAALPGTSNHGWGVAVDLCGGIDKYNTAQYEWMKSHAATYGWVHPAWAEQGGSREEPWHWEFGNPASS comes from the coding sequence ATGGATCTGGGGAGACGTCGGGGGCTGCGACTGGCGGCTTTCGGCACGCTGCTGGCAGTCGTCGCACTGCCTGCGTACGCCGACGACCCCACGCCCCCGCCACCCGCCTCCGTGACCGACGTCAACCGGTCCCTCGAGCAGCTCCAGGCCGAGGCCGCCGCCGTCCAGGCCGACTTCGCCAAGGCGACCATTGCCTACACGAAGGCGCTCAAGGACGCGCAGGCCGCCGAGGCCGCCGCGAAGAAGGCGGAGGCCACCGCGACGGTCTCCAAAGGCAAGGCCGACGAGGAGCGCCGTCAGCTCGGCCTCCTGACCGCCCAGGCGTACCAGCTGGGCATCCCGACCGTGATGGGCACCGAGTCGATGCTCTGGTCGCTCGCCCCGGTCGCGGAGAACCTCCAGGAGATCGCCGACCGGCAGACCGCGATCACCCAGCTCGGTAGCACCCAGGTCTCGCAGTACCGGATGGCGATGGAGGCCGAGTCCGAGTCGATCCGGCTCAAGGCCGAGGCGACCGCCAAGCGCCAAGCCGCGAACGACGCCGCCGCCAAGGCACAGGACCTCAGCAAGCAGGTGCAGCAGAAGGCCGCCGACGCCTCAGCAGCCATGGCGGACCAGACTGCGGACCTCGACGTCGCCTCCGCCCTGTCCAAGCAGCTGCAGCAGGTCCGTAACCAGCAGGCGCTCGCGCGCTGGCAGACCTACCTGACCGAGCTGACGTCCGCGAAGATCACTCCCCCGGCAGCCGCCCTCCTCAAGAACCCTGCCAAGCTCCCCGCCGGGCTCGCACCGCTGACCCGCCGGGGTACGCCGGTCCCGGGTGTCGCGTCCGCCGCCGTCGCCGGCCGCACCGTGCGGGTGATGTCGGCCGAGACGATCCGCGCGGTCAACCAGGCCTTCAGTCTGGTCGGCAAGCCGTACGGCGTCGCAGCGACCGGACCGGACAAGTACGGATGCCTCGGCGCGGCCCGCGTCGCCTGGCAGCCGTACACCACCCTCCCCAACCTGGTCAGCAAGGTGTACCCGGACTACCAGGCCGTGCCCAACGCCCAGATCCAGCCGGGCGACCTGCTGGTGATGGGCAGCAAGTCCCTCGGCCTCGTCCACATCGGCGTCGCGCTCGACAACGGCGAGATGATCGCCGCCGACGAGGCGAAGGGCTCGGTCGTCGTCACCACCATCCCCGACAACCTCTACGCCGCGCTCCGCCCGACGCTCGGCGCGCCGGCCAAGCCGCAGGTCGCCCCGGTAGGGACGTCCGACGCGTACGCATTCCGCTGCGGTAACACCGCAACGTCGTACAACGTCGGCTCGGGCGCCTGGACGTGGCCGCTGCCGGACGGGACCTACGAGATCGGCACGCCGTTCGGCCAGTCCGGGTCGATGTGGTCGACCGGACTCCACACCGGCCAGGATTTCCCCGCCCCGGTTGGTACGACGGTCCGCGCGGTGACATCCGGTGTCGTCCGGGTCGAGCACCCGGCCTGGGCCGGCAACCTGGTCCGCATCGACCACGGCAACGGGCTCGAGACGCTCTACGCACACCTGAGCCGCATCGACGTGACCGACGGACAGCAGGTGACCGCGGGGCAGCAGATCGGTGCTGTCGGCACCGAAGGCAACTCCACCGGTCCGCACCTGCACTTCGAGGTACGGCTCGGCGGCGATCCGGTCAACCCGATGCCGTTCCTGGCGACCGGTTCCGCCAGCACGGGCTGGGGTGGCTACAGCAACGGCATGATCCCGGCCAGCAAGCTGTGCGGGATCGGCGGCGGGCACATGCTCCGCTGCGACGCCTCAGCGGCGTACCTGCAGCTGTCGAGTGCCTACCGGGCGCGGTTCGGCAAGTCGCTGTGCATCACCGACTCCTACCGCTCGTACGCCTCCCAGGTGGACCTGTATGCGCGCAAGCCGTCGCTGGCTGCCCTTCCGGGCACCTCCAACCACGGCTGGGGCGTGGCCGTCGACCTGTGCGGCGGGATCGACAAGTACAACACCGCCCAGTACGAGTGGATGAAGTCGCACGCCGCGACGTACGGCTGGGTCCACCCGGCCTGGGCCGAGCAGGGCGGCAGCCGCGAGGAACCGTGGCACTGGGAGTTCGGCAACCCGGCCAGTTCGTAG
- a CDS encoding family 78 glycoside hydrolase catalytic domain yields the protein MSNLAAPTALRFEHRSASPESGTVLGIGTATPRISWQVPAADAGYAQTAYELEITTGTTQAFTVQSPDQVLVPWPADPLGSRESAQVRVRVRGNDDWSEWSEPATVEAGLLTSDDWTARFVSPRENPHGSPAPLIAGVTDLPEGIVKARLYATAYGIYIPELNGERVGTEELAPGWTAYQYRLRYQTYDVTELVRPGENKLEILVGNAWYRGRIGFQDQKQLYGERLAVLAQLEVTTDDGQVHTFGSDGTWTSRESNVLADDLYDGQTTDLRKQPGEPAPVDVLDADLNLLVAPDGPPVRITDVLPAVEIITSPSGKTLVDFGQNLVGRVRLKVRGGAEGDEIVVRHAEVLENGELGVRPLRTAKATDTYFLAGPDEVVLDSPLTFHGFRYAEVTGVDALAKEDLEAVVIGSDLQRTGWFESSNELLNQFHQNVVWGMRGNFVDVPTDCPQRDERLGWTGDIQVFSPSASFLFDTAGFLTNWLADLAAEQQKDGSVPYVVPDVLRNESPATAAWGDAATIVPWVVYERSGDAGLLARQLPSMRAWVDKMTDLAGSDLLWSGGFQFGDWLDPTAPPENAFAAKADPDVVATAHLARSAEVVGKAAELLGHADLAQEYTDLAARVRQAFATEYATDGGRVLSDAATTYALALQWALLPTETQRQRAGERLADLVRTSGFRISTGFVGTPLMADALADSGHPDLAYRLLLQTGCPSWLYAVTMGATTVWERWDSMLPDGSINPGEMTSFNHYALGAVADWMHRRVAGLAAAEPGYRTIDVRPLLTEQLTNASARHLTPYGEASVAWARADGRVTLSVTVPVGSRARVDVPGQGVVEVEHGTHEWTADDPYAERPELAADATIRQLMDHEPTWTELATAAVEGGIVADDAQLAARLERYLDQPATGLVDAISPRGFSPSAEALKAKLEALLNH from the coding sequence ATGTCGAACCTCGCCGCACCCACCGCCCTTCGCTTCGAGCATCGATCAGCTTCCCCGGAGTCCGGCACCGTGCTGGGCATCGGCACCGCGACGCCCCGGATCTCCTGGCAGGTCCCGGCCGCGGACGCCGGCTACGCGCAGACGGCGTACGAGCTCGAGATCACGACCGGCACGACCCAGGCGTTCACGGTCCAGTCGCCCGACCAGGTCCTGGTGCCCTGGCCGGCCGACCCACTCGGCTCGCGCGAGTCCGCGCAGGTCCGGGTCCGCGTCCGCGGTAACGACGACTGGAGTGAGTGGAGTGAGCCCGCGACCGTCGAGGCCGGTCTGCTCACCTCGGACGACTGGACCGCGCGGTTCGTCAGCCCGCGGGAGAACCCGCACGGCTCCCCCGCTCCCCTGATCGCCGGTGTCACGGACCTGCCGGAAGGCATCGTCAAGGCTCGCCTCTACGCGACCGCGTACGGGATCTACATCCCCGAGCTCAACGGGGAGCGCGTCGGCACCGAGGAGCTGGCGCCCGGCTGGACGGCGTACCAGTACCGGCTGCGCTACCAGACCTACGACGTGACCGAGCTTGTCCGACCTGGTGAGAACAAGCTCGAGATCCTCGTCGGTAACGCCTGGTACCGCGGCCGGATCGGCTTCCAGGACCAGAAGCAGCTGTACGGCGAGCGGCTCGCCGTACTCGCGCAGCTCGAGGTCACCACCGACGACGGCCAGGTGCACACCTTCGGCAGCGACGGCACCTGGACCTCGCGGGAGAGCAACGTCCTCGCCGACGACCTGTACGACGGCCAGACCACGGACCTTCGTAAGCAGCCCGGCGAGCCGGCTCCCGTCGACGTACTCGACGCCGACCTGAACCTGCTCGTCGCCCCCGACGGGCCGCCGGTCCGGATCACCGACGTACTGCCCGCGGTCGAGATCATCACCTCGCCGTCCGGCAAGACGCTCGTCGACTTCGGGCAGAACCTGGTCGGTCGAGTCCGGCTGAAGGTCCGCGGCGGGGCCGAGGGCGACGAGATCGTCGTACGTCACGCGGAGGTCCTCGAGAACGGCGAGCTAGGCGTCCGTCCGCTTCGCACCGCCAAGGCGACCGACACCTACTTCCTCGCCGGACCCGACGAGGTCGTGCTCGACTCCCCGCTCACCTTCCACGGCTTCCGGTACGCCGAAGTCACCGGCGTGGACGCGCTCGCGAAGGAGGACCTCGAAGCCGTCGTCATCGGCTCCGACCTGCAGCGGACCGGTTGGTTCGAGTCGTCGAACGAGCTGCTCAACCAGTTCCACCAGAACGTGGTGTGGGGCATGCGCGGCAACTTCGTCGACGTACCGACCGACTGCCCGCAGCGGGACGAGCGACTCGGGTGGACCGGCGACATCCAGGTCTTCTCCCCCAGTGCGAGCTTCCTGTTCGACACGGCCGGCTTCCTGACGAACTGGCTGGCCGACCTGGCGGCAGAGCAGCAGAAGGACGGCTCAGTGCCCTACGTCGTACCGGACGTGCTCCGGAACGAGAGCCCGGCGACGGCCGCATGGGGTGACGCGGCAACGATCGTCCCCTGGGTGGTCTACGAGCGCAGCGGCGACGCCGGTCTGCTCGCCCGGCAGTTGCCGAGCATGCGGGCCTGGGTGGACAAGATGACCGACCTGGCCGGCAGCGACCTGCTCTGGTCCGGCGGCTTCCAGTTCGGCGATTGGCTCGACCCGACCGCACCCCCGGAGAACGCCTTCGCCGCCAAGGCGGATCCCGACGTGGTCGCGACCGCGCACCTGGCCCGCTCGGCGGAGGTGGTCGGAAAGGCGGCGGAGCTCCTCGGCCACGCCGACCTGGCCCAGGAATACACCGACCTGGCGGCGCGCGTCCGGCAGGCGTTCGCGACCGAGTACGCGACCGACGGCGGCCGGGTATTGAGCGACGCGGCAACTACCTACGCACTCGCCCTCCAGTGGGCGCTGCTGCCGACGGAGACCCAGCGGCAGCGGGCCGGCGAACGTCTCGCCGACCTGGTCCGTACGTCGGGCTTCCGGATCAGCACCGGATTCGTCGGTACGCCGCTGATGGCTGACGCACTGGCCGATTCCGGACATCCTGACCTGGCGTACCGCCTTCTGCTACAGACAGGCTGCCCCTCTTGGCTGTACGCAGTGACGATGGGAGCCACGACAGTCTGGGAACGCTGGGACAGCATGCTGCCCGACGGCAGCATCAACCCCGGTGAGATGACGTCGTTCAACCACTACGCCCTCGGCGCGGTCGCCGACTGGATGCACCGCCGGGTCGCCGGCCTCGCGGCCGCCGAGCCCGGTTACCGCACGATCGACGTACGGCCGCTCCTCACCGAGCAGCTCACGAACGCGTCCGCCCGGCACCTCACGCCGTACGGCGAGGCGTCGGTCGCGTGGGCCCGCGCCGACGGCCGGGTCACGCTGTCGGTGACCGTGCCGGTCGGGTCCCGCGCGAGGGTCGACGTACCCGGGCAGGGTGTCGTCGAGGTCGAGCACGGTACCCACGAGTGGACCGCCGACGACCCGTACGCCGAGCGGCCCGAACTGGCCGCGGACGCCACGATCCGGCAACTGATGGACCACGAACCCACCTGGACCGAACTCGCGACCGCGGCCGTCGAAGGCGGGATCGTCGCGGACGACGCCCAACTGGCCGCCCGCCTCGAGCGGTACCTCGACCAGCCGGCCACCGGACTGGTCGACGCGATCAGCCCCCGTGGATTCTCCCCGAGCGCAGAGGCCCTGAAGGCCAAGCTCGAAGCACTGCTGAACCACTAG
- a CDS encoding FAD-dependent monooxygenase has protein sequence MKVLVSGASVAGPSVALWLGRAGHDVTVVEIAPALRQGGYAVDFRGEVFTTVLDRMGVLADLRSLQTGGNAMRFVDASGRQLMRLPAEFAGGELEVLRADLSRVLYEHGREHATYRFGDSIASLDEHADGVDVRFESGIEETYDLVIGADGMHSVVRRLAWPKERVVERHLNYYVGGWEVPNTLGVSGDTLMYNVPGKLASVGADRRDPGLAQTLFVFKSKELTYNRRDLDQQKAILRAQFTGLGWHVPELLEGLPAATELYFDSISRVSVDRWSTDRIVLLGDAGYGATFGALGTGTAVVGAYVLAGELARARDFRVAFDRYETRLRKSVSTTQDGSRAGSFMAPATRFGLTARNRILDIPFFNNQMIKMAQKMSELIELPDYSLQEGKLVQE, from the coding sequence ATGAAGGTTCTGGTATCGGGTGCGAGCGTGGCGGGCCCGTCGGTGGCGCTCTGGCTCGGTCGGGCGGGGCATGACGTGACGGTGGTCGAGATCGCACCGGCGCTGCGCCAGGGCGGGTACGCCGTGGACTTCCGCGGTGAGGTGTTCACGACGGTTCTGGACCGGATGGGCGTGCTGGCCGACCTGCGGTCGCTACAGACCGGCGGCAACGCGATGCGGTTCGTCGACGCGTCTGGTCGCCAGCTGATGCGGTTGCCGGCCGAGTTCGCGGGCGGGGAGTTGGAGGTACTGCGGGCCGACCTGTCGCGGGTGTTGTACGAGCACGGTCGTGAGCACGCGACGTACCGCTTCGGGGACTCGATCGCGAGCCTGGACGAGCACGCCGACGGTGTGGATGTGCGGTTCGAGAGCGGGATCGAGGAGACCTACGACCTGGTCATCGGGGCGGACGGCATGCACTCCGTCGTACGGCGCCTGGCGTGGCCGAAGGAGCGGGTGGTCGAGCGCCATCTGAACTACTACGTGGGCGGCTGGGAGGTCCCGAACACGCTGGGGGTCAGCGGCGACACCCTCATGTACAACGTGCCGGGCAAGCTGGCGAGCGTCGGCGCCGACCGGCGTGACCCGGGGCTGGCGCAGACCCTGTTCGTCTTCAAGTCGAAGGAGCTGACCTACAACCGGCGCGATCTCGACCAGCAGAAGGCGATCCTGCGGGCGCAGTTCACCGGCCTGGGCTGGCACGTGCCGGAGCTGCTCGAAGGGTTGCCGGCAGCAACGGAGTTGTACTTCGACTCGATCAGCCGGGTGAGCGTGGATCGTTGGTCCACCGACCGGATCGTGCTGCTCGGCGACGCGGGGTACGGCGCCACGTTCGGAGCGCTCGGGACGGGGACAGCGGTCGTCGGAGCCTATGTACTGGCGGGGGAGCTGGCGCGCGCCCGGGACTTCAGGGTGGCGTTCGACCGGTACGAGACGCGCCTTCGGAAGTCGGTGTCGACGACCCAGGACGGCAGCCGGGCGGGGTCGTTCATGGCGCCGGCCACCCGGTTCGGGCTGACGGCGCGGAACCGGATCCTGGACATCCCGTTCTTCAACAACCAGATGATCAAGATGGCGCAGAAGATGAGCGAACTCATCGAGCTGCCCGACTACTCGCTACAGGAGGGGAAGTTGGTGCAGGAATGA